aatttccagGTGGTCGCTGCTCCCGAGCATCACTACGTCGGGGTTTCTCACGGGCATGCTCCGGTCGCTGTTCATCCCCAGTACGTCAAGGTCGCCCAACCAGCCCCGATACCGGCCCTGCACCCGCAGCCTCTGAACATCAAAGTGCCCCACACGCAGTCGGTCAGGCTGCCCGTTGGTCACGTCCACATAAGTCATCCCCATCTGATCGGCGTTGAGGTTTCGCATCCGGAACCCGAGCCAGTCATCGCCAAGCATGCTGTCGTCCACAAGACGGTTCATGCCGCACCAGCCCATCCCTGGTAAATTAGGGATTAATTAAACCACCGTCTAATAAACGAGTCCCCGGCTTTTCACTAACGTTAGACAAATCAACGCCCTATGTACGTAATAATCACCTGGAAGTATgttgattttttgtattttattttacttatcaATGCGGCCAGAGTATTTGGgaagaattaaataaattttatcagcgaAAAACTTTGCAACAGCTACTGCAGTTGTATTTTGTTTCGCATCGATAATGTTATAATtagtttggaaaaatattcgcTGGTTTAGTTTTATTCGAGAAGAGGTAAAGAGAAAGGAAGTCATcttcgcgaaaattttgcaCTTGATGCAGATGGttggattattattataaacattattactattaatataattataattactcTTTGTTTTTCTGTCGCGAAAATTATTGATTGTGTCACAGCTACGATTACgtcatggaaaaaaaaaagaataaaaatttcataagcGTAAACTTGGAAGAACTCGATCTCCGTTTCCTAGGAATTATGATATATAGTATAAGAGCGTTAATTAATGTCGCGCGAATCGTGTGAATAATCCAGGGACTGCAGACCAGGCACTCAAACTAAAAAAATCtatatttcttaaaaaaaaatttatatacacataaaaaaaattacacggtaaaaaagaaaaaaaaaaaaaacgactttCTATAAAATACTCCAATTGCGTATTCTTCTTGTGCGGCATGTGATActgaagaaaacaaacaacaattgctttcgaaaaatttttatcccaaAAAAATTCCCCACCCCCTTTTCattgtatattattgtatactATTTCGCCCTCgctgtaatttattttctaataaAAAGTAAATCTTACATCTTGTGATAACAATACAGCtattgttataattttgtaatacCCGATACcctatatatacgtataaaaaatactacatcacaaatttatattacacatagTAGCAAATGTagtattttgtttgttttaattttcaatatgtcgaaatttttattctctcaaATCGATTTatactatacatgtatagatgTGACAGAATCGAAGATCTTGCTCAAACTTTGAGTTTATATAGTGAGTTTGGAATAGATTGATGCTATTTCCAAGCACGGAACTGATGCTATCGAAAGTTTGCTAATTACTGACAATGCACGGAGCGGTACGTATGAAACTTCTATAAATAGACGTGCACACCTGGTTGGCGGGTATTATAGAGAACGTGTGCAAAACTGACGATAGCGCCGAATTGGCCGTATTTGTCCTAACCGACGGGCAGCAGACAATAACAATTGATAGTGCAAAAATGAACCTTTCCTTATCTTATTCCGGGCGGAGGCATTTTCTGGGTacgaatatttgttttttcggaaaaatgtTAACAAATGACCGCCAGACCATCCATCAACGTTGGTGCAAGTCCTGTCGACGGGGACAAATTTGGCCACTCGTAGCGCAAATCTTACTCCTGgttgttttatttcactttataATTAGATGCGGATGTAAATGGATCGTGAAAAGTTAAGTTAATAATGTTTAAAGTGAAGAGAAACGTGCTAAATCAGCAAAACATGAAGCAATTAAGcctgtatatattttttactttaagGTATGGTAAAATTATAGCGATTTAGCTCACGATTTGATCGAATCGTCAGGCTAACAATAAGTCAGGATAAAATGTTTCGTTGCCCGATctagttatttttattgtacatacctatgtataccTTCGCACGTCATATTCCGTGGCTAAAGCCGCAGTCTGATAAAGAGCACTTACTAAGGCTCATTGATCTACTAACACggaaaatataaatcaatttttagctGCCATGGAAACTTAGTGGCCAAACACGAGTGTTCGCTTGTTCGTTTGCATCGCCGCGGCGTGTTACGCGAGGAGACAGTTCCTGGTCAAACATAACCTGAGGACATATGTGTGCACACAGATAAACGCTGTGCGTTTCAGGGAATTTGATCGCCAAGTGTCAAAGTCGATTATACACACGAGTTTGGCGTATATCTTCCCGGCTTGCCATTTTCTATTACAGGCGATtcatatcatttttattgccCAATTCGATCGTCGGCTATTTACCCACGCCGACAGGAATTTCTACTTGTGATTACCGTACAATAATCGACCAATATCATTTTATACCATCACCGAAAAATACTGTTCTGACTATAAAATGAAACGGAGTTTTGCAGCCGTAACTAGGAAATCTAGTAGGTGTGACTCTGCCTTACCGACTTTTTTGTAGTTCCAACGATGTATAAACCGTTGTTATCACGATGATCATTTTACTAGAATTGTTTAGTAACtacaagaaataaaacaaattttagtACACATTTTCAGATATCCGCGAAGAGTAATGTTTTTCCACTTTGTAATCCTAACGCTTATGCCTTTATTCAAAGGCTGAAAATATGGCCTTGAATAGTGTAGAGCCAAATTCTTGTGGGTCGTTCGATTTTGATGAATCGAAGCTTATTATTGCA
This genomic stretch from Neodiprion pinetum isolate iyNeoPine1 chromosome 6, iyNeoPine1.2, whole genome shotgun sequence harbors:
- the LOC124221479 gene encoding uncharacterized protein; protein product: MQLAIVLFAVVVAVSAHPGLIDPWAAPQVVAAPEHHYVGVSHGHAPVAVHPQYVKVAQPAPIPALHPQPLNIKVPHTQSVRLPVGHVHISHPHLIGVEVSHPEPEPVIAKHAVVHKTVHAAPAHPW